In Sphaeramia orbicularis chromosome 12, fSphaOr1.1, whole genome shotgun sequence, the following proteins share a genomic window:
- the LOC115429195 gene encoding ADP-ribosylation factor 4, with product MGLTISSLFSKFFGKKQMRILMVGLDAAGKTTILYKLKLGEIVTTIPTIGFNVETVEYKNICFTVWDVGGQDKIRPLWRHYFQNTQGLIFVVDSNDRERVAESAEELSKMIQEDELKEAVLLVFANKQDLPNAMGVSELTDKLGLHSLRSRTWHVQATCATQGNGLYEGLDWLSNELAKR from the exons ATGGGTCTGACTATCTCGTCTCTGTTTTCCAAGTTCTTCGGGAAGAAGCAGATGAGGATACTGATGG TCGGTTTGGACGCTGCTGGCAAAACAACCATCCTGTACAAACTGAAGCTCGGAGAGATCGTCACCACCATTCCGACTATCG GTTTTAATGTGGAGACGGTTGAATACAAAAACATCTGCTTCACAGTCTGGGATGTCGGTGGTCAGGACAAGATCAGACCTCTGTGGAGACACTACTTCCAGAACACACAG GGCCTgatctttgtggtggacagtaaCGACAGAGAGAGAGTAGCAGAGTCAGCAGAGGAGTTATCAAAGATG ATCCAGGAGGACGAGCTGAAGGAGGCGGTGCTTCTTGTTTTTGCCAACAAACAGGATTTACCCAACGCCATGGGAGTGAGCGAACTGACTGATAAACTGGGTTTGCACAGCCTGCGTAGCAGAACC TGGCATGTCCAGGCCACCTGTGCCACTCAGGGTAATGGTCTGTACGAGGGTCTGGACTGGCTGTCCAATGAACTGGCAAAGCGTTAG
- the lamtor4 gene encoding ragulator complex protein LAMTOR4, whose product MTTAALTAGLERIPDQLGYLVISEDGVLASAGELENDEHTAGVMMQMVRTASRFRLSGSVEPPFKRMSVILDDFVYTVTVSGQKVFVVKRQNNQQEPINV is encoded by the exons ATG acgaCAGCGGCTCTGACAGCGGGTCTGGAGCGGATCCCGGACCAGCTCGGGTACCTGGTCATCAGTGAGGACGGGGTTCTGGCT TCTGCAGGTGAGCTGGAGAATGATGAGCACACAGCTGGTGTGATGATGCAGATGGTTCGCACAGCGAGTCGCTTCCGGTTGTCTGGATCAGTTGAGCCTCCCTTCAAACGCATGTCAG TGATCCTCGATGACTTCGTCTACACAGTGACAGTTTCCGGTCAGAAAGTCTTTGTGGTCAAACGCCAGAACAACCAACAGGAACCTATCAACGTTTAG
- the atp6v1f gene encoding V-type proton ATPase subunit F — translation MAGRGKLIAVIGDEDTCTGFLLGGIGELNKNRKPNFLVVEKDTSITEIEETFKSFLARNDIGIILINQFIAEMIRHAIDAHMQSIPAVLEIPSKEHPYDASKDSILRRAKGMFSAEDFR, via the exons ATGGCCGGCCGTGGGAAGCTGATCGCCGTGATCGGTGATGAGGACACCTGCACGGGCTTCCTGCTCGGAGGCATCGGGGAACTCAACAAGAACCGAAAGCCCAATTTCCTGGTGGTGGAGAAGGACACGAGCATCACGGAGATCGAGGAGACCTTCAA gagctTCTTAGCACGTAATGACATTGGCATCATCTTGATCAACCAGTTCATCGCTGAGATGATCCGTCACGCCATCGACGCTCACATGCAGTCCATCCCTGCTGTACTGGAGATCCCATCCAAAGAACATCCGTACGACGCGTCCAAGGACTCTATCCTGCGCAGGGCCAAGGGCATGTTCTCCGCTGAAGACTTCCGATAA